One window from the genome of Pantoea cypripedii encodes:
- the mobB gene encoding molybdopterin-guanine dinucleotide biosynthesis protein MobB has product MTIPLLAIAAWSGTGKTTLLEKVIPLLKAQGIRPGLIKHTHHHMDIDTPGKDSYLLRKAGADQVIVASNQRWALMCETPDEPLNLKQLASHMDKSMLDLVLVEGFKDEPIAKIVLWRPGVKGEVEDLLDKYVIAVASDAELELPIASLDINQPEQIAEFIARWLASQGNT; this is encoded by the coding sequence ATGACGATACCTTTGCTGGCGATCGCCGCCTGGAGCGGGACAGGTAAAACCACGTTGTTAGAGAAGGTTATTCCCTTACTTAAAGCTCAGGGGATCCGTCCAGGACTGATTAAGCACACACATCATCATATGGATATCGATACGCCGGGAAAAGATAGTTATCTGCTACGAAAAGCGGGAGCCGATCAGGTGATCGTTGCCAGCAATCAGCGCTGGGCTTTGATGTGCGAGACGCCTGATGAGCCGTTAAACCTGAAGCAACTGGCATCACATATGGATAAATCGATGCTGGATTTGGTGCTGGTTGAGGGTTTTAAAGATGAGCCAATTGCAAAGATCGTACTTTGGCGTCCAGGTGTTAAAGGCGAGGTAGAGGATTTGCTTGATAAGTATGTAATCGCAGTGGCAAGTGATGCTGAGCTGGAACTTCCAATAGCATCTCTGGATATTAATCAGCCAGAACAGATCGCTGAGTTCATTGCCCGGTGGCTCGCTTCACAGGGTAACACATGA
- the mdtD gene encoding multidrug transporter subunit MdtD, protein MIRSARSMAGLPWIAAMAFFMQSLDATILNTALPAIATSLERSPLAMQSAVISYTLTVAMLIPVSGWLADRFGTRKIFILAVALFTLGSLACALSGSLGMLVFSRVVQGIGGAMMMPVARLALLRAYPRSELLPVLNFVTMPGLVGPILGPMLGGLLVTYASWHWIFLINIPIGLLGIFYARKYMPNFTTPKRRFDFGGFVLFGVGLVLISIGIELFGERIVSPWQATGVLFAGVLLLLLYIVHARRHPAPLISLPMFKTRTFSIGIIGNIASRLGTGCIPFLMPLMLQVGFGYPAIIAGCMMGPTAIGSLLAKSTVTQVLRRFGYRHTLVGISVIIGILIASFSLQSPGGSVVMLLLALFVLGMAMSTQFTAMNTITLADLNDENASGGNSVLAVTQQLSISFGVAVSAAVLRFYQEFGGTTVQHFHATFLTMGVITVLAAFTFMWLRNGDGRHLITNRDKKKKGA, encoded by the coding sequence ATGATTCGCTCCGCGCGCAGCATGGCCGGGTTGCCCTGGATCGCTGCTATGGCATTTTTCATGCAATCGCTTGATGCCACCATCCTTAACACCGCGCTCCCTGCCATCGCAACCAGTCTTGAACGCTCTCCTCTGGCCATGCAATCCGCCGTCATTAGCTACACATTAACTGTCGCAATGCTCATTCCCGTCAGTGGCTGGTTGGCTGATCGCTTCGGTACGCGCAAAATCTTTATTCTGGCGGTGGCCTTATTTACGTTAGGTTCACTGGCTTGCGCCTTATCAGGCAGCCTGGGCATGCTGGTCTTCTCGCGGGTGGTTCAGGGCATTGGCGGGGCGATGATGATGCCGGTCGCGCGACTGGCGCTGTTGCGCGCCTATCCACGCAGTGAACTCTTGCCGGTCCTCAACTTTGTTACCATGCCCGGCCTGGTCGGGCCGATTCTCGGACCAATGCTGGGCGGTTTACTGGTCACCTATGCCAGCTGGCACTGGATCTTCCTGATTAACATTCCCATTGGTCTGCTCGGCATCTTTTATGCGCGCAAATACATGCCGAATTTCACCACGCCGAAACGCCGCTTCGACTTTGGCGGTTTTGTGTTGTTCGGCGTAGGCCTGGTACTGATCTCCATTGGTATCGAACTGTTTGGCGAACGCATTGTGTCACCGTGGCAGGCAACCGGCGTGCTGTTTGCCGGTGTGTTGTTGCTTCTTCTATATATTGTCCATGCACGTCGCCATCCGGCACCGCTGATCAGCCTGCCGATGTTTAAAACCCGCACGTTTTCCATCGGCATCATTGGCAATATTGCTTCGCGTCTGGGTACGGGTTGTATTCCATTCCTGATGCCACTGATGTTGCAGGTTGGATTTGGTTATCCGGCGATTATTGCCGGTTGCATGATGGGGCCGACCGCTATCGGCTCGTTACTGGCGAAATCCACCGTCACCCAGGTGCTGCGACGCTTTGGTTACCGCCACACCCTGGTCGGCATTTCAGTGATTATCGGTATTCTGATTGCCAGCTTCTCACTGCAATCGCCGGGCGGAAGTGTGGTCATGCTATTGCTGGCGCTATTCGTGCTGGGAATGGCAATGTCGACACAGTTCACCGCCATGAACACCATCACTCTGGCCGATTTGAATGATGAGAATGCCAGTGGCGGTAATAGCGTGCTGGCCGTTACGCAGCAGCTGTCGATCAGCTTTGGTGTAGCGGTAAGTGCAGCGGTGTTACGCTTTTATCAGGAGTTTGGCGGCACCACGGTGCAGCATTTCCACGCCACCTTTCTCACCATGGGGGTGATCACCGTGCTGGCCGCCTTCACCTTTATGTGGCTGCGCAATGGCGATGGCCGTCATTTGATCACCAATCGCGATAAAAAGAAGAAAGGCGCTTAA
- the rbsR gene encoding ribose operon transcriptional repressor RbsR, with product MATMKDVARLAGVSTSTVSHVINNNRFVSEQVREKVEHAIRTLNYAPSALARSLKINQTRTIGMLLTASSNPFYSEVVRGVENSCYERGYSLILCNTEGDEERMNRSLETLLQKRVDGLLIMCTETHLPSADILNRYPSIPMVMMDWAPFEGRGDIIQDNALLGGELATQHLIDRGYRRIACIAGPQDKTPARLRLDGFHKAMSSSGLPVLPGYVVDSDFEFQGGFNAMNQLLTLDPLPEAVFTSNDAMAVGVYHALFQAGLRVPQDIAVMGYDNIELSRYLTPPLSTIHQPKDELGELAIDTLIHRMSDPDASQQTLVLTPELVERGSV from the coding sequence TTGGCTACCATGAAAGATGTCGCCCGCCTGGCGGGCGTCTCAACCTCCACCGTTTCGCATGTCATTAATAACAATCGCTTTGTCAGCGAGCAGGTGCGCGAAAAGGTGGAGCATGCTATTCGTACCCTGAATTACGCTCCCTCCGCTCTGGCGCGCAGCCTCAAAATCAATCAGACACGTACCATTGGCATGTTATTGACGGCCAGCAGTAACCCCTTCTATTCGGAAGTGGTGCGCGGCGTGGAGAATAGCTGCTATGAACGAGGTTACAGCCTGATTCTGTGCAACACCGAAGGCGATGAGGAGCGCATGAATCGCAGCCTGGAAACGCTGTTGCAGAAGCGCGTTGATGGCCTGCTGATCATGTGCACCGAAACTCACCTGCCATCGGCAGATATCCTGAATCGTTATCCGTCGATTCCGATGGTGATGATGGACTGGGCACCGTTTGAAGGACGTGGCGACATTATTCAGGATAACGCGCTGTTAGGCGGTGAGCTGGCGACGCAGCATCTGATCGATCGTGGCTATCGCCGCATCGCCTGTATTGCCGGTCCACAGGATAAAACACCGGCGCGGCTGCGTCTGGATGGCTTCCATAAAGCTATGTCCAGCAGCGGATTGCCGGTATTGCCGGGGTATGTGGTTGACAGTGATTTTGAGTTTCAGGGTGGTTTTAATGCCATGAACCAGCTGCTTACCCTGGACCCACTGCCGGAGGCGGTATTTACCAGTAATGATGCGATGGCTGTTGGCGTCTATCATGCGCTGTTTCAGGCCGGGTTGCGTGTGCCACAGGATATCGCCGTGATGGGATACGATAACATCGAACTGTCGCGCTATCTGACGCCGCCGCTGAGCACTATCCATCAGCCAAAAGATGAGTTGGGTGAACTGGCAATTGATACGCTGATTCATCGCATGAGCGATCCCGACGCCAGTCAGCAAACGCTGGTCCTGACGCCGGAGCTGGTGGAGCGCGGTTCGGTTTAA
- the rbsK gene encoding ribokinase: MSKSAKLAVLGSINADHILNLAHFPRPGETVIGKQYQVAFGGKGANQAVAAGRAGADIAFIACVGADDIGERIRQQLQQDRIDTAPVETVAEEATGVAMIFVNGEGENNIGIYSGANAALTPACVARHQQVIADADALLMQLESPLESVLAAAKIAKAQQTQVILNPAPATQLSDELLALIDIITPNETEAEILTGIAVKSDEDAARAAAALHAKGIQTVLITLGRRGVWLSEQGDGVRIPGFSVQAVDTIAAGDTFNGAFITARLEGVAMHDAVRFAHAAAAIAVTRPGAQPSVPWRTEIDAFLQQQG, encoded by the coding sequence ATGAGCAAAAGCGCAAAACTGGCCGTACTCGGCAGCATCAATGCCGATCACATCCTCAATCTCGCCCACTTCCCACGTCCGGGCGAAACGGTGATCGGAAAACAGTATCAGGTTGCCTTTGGCGGTAAAGGGGCTAATCAGGCGGTGGCAGCCGGACGAGCCGGTGCCGATATCGCCTTTATTGCCTGCGTTGGTGCAGATGATATTGGCGAACGCATTCGTCAGCAGCTGCAGCAGGACCGTATTGACACCGCACCGGTCGAAACCGTGGCGGAAGAAGCCACCGGTGTGGCAATGATCTTCGTGAATGGCGAAGGTGAAAACAATATCGGCATTTATTCTGGTGCCAACGCGGCATTAACACCGGCCTGCGTGGCGCGTCATCAACAGGTAATCGCAGACGCGGATGCCCTGTTGATGCAACTGGAATCCCCACTGGAAAGCGTGCTGGCAGCGGCAAAAATTGCCAAAGCGCAGCAGACGCAGGTGATACTCAATCCGGCACCGGCGACTCAGCTTTCCGATGAACTGCTGGCGTTGATTGATATCATCACCCCGAATGAAACCGAGGCCGAGATTCTGACTGGCATCGCGGTGAAAAGTGATGAAGATGCCGCACGTGCCGCCGCAGCGTTGCATGCCAAAGGTATTCAAACCGTGTTGATTACGCTGGGACGCCGCGGTGTCTGGCTAAGTGAGCAAGGGGATGGCGTGCGTATTCCGGGCTTCAGCGTGCAAGCCGTAGATACGATCGCTGCTGGCGATACCTTCAACGGTGCGTTTATTACTGCCCGTCTCGAAGGCGTAGCGATGCATGATGCGGTACGTTTTGCCCATGCGGCAGCGGCGATAGCCGTTACCCGTCCTGGTGCGCAGCCCTCGGTACCCTGGCGTACTGAGATTGATGCCTTCCTGCAACAACAGGGATAA
- the rbsB gene encoding ribose ABC transporter substrate-binding protein RbsB — translation MKKLTALAVILGATLSASAMAKDTIALVVSTLNNPFFVALKDGAQKEADKLGYNLVVLDSQNNPAKELANVQDLTVRGTKLLLINPTDSDAVGNAVKMANQANIPVITLDRVAAQGTVVSHVASDNRFGGKMAGDFIAKKVGDGAKIIELQGIAGTSAARERGDGFKQAAEAHKFNILASQPADFDRTKGLNVMQNLLQAHPDVQAVFAQNDEMALGALRALQTAGKTDVVVVGFDGTADGVKAVEAGKLTATVAQMPDKIGIIGVDTADKVLKGEKVQSINPVDLKLVTK, via the coding sequence ATGAAAAAGTTAACCGCATTGGCCGTCATTCTTGGCGCCACTCTCAGTGCCAGCGCGATGGCGAAGGATACTATCGCTCTGGTGGTTTCAACGCTGAACAACCCATTCTTTGTGGCGCTGAAAGATGGCGCACAGAAAGAAGCTGACAAACTGGGTTATAACCTGGTGGTGCTGGATTCGCAGAACAACCCGGCGAAAGAGCTGGCGAACGTGCAGGACCTCACGGTACGTGGAACGAAGCTGCTGCTGATCAACCCAACCGATTCTGACGCGGTGGGCAACGCCGTGAAGATGGCCAACCAGGCAAACATTCCGGTTATCACCCTTGACCGCGTAGCGGCACAGGGTACCGTGGTCAGCCACGTCGCTTCTGATAACCGCTTTGGCGGCAAGATGGCCGGTGACTTTATTGCGAAGAAAGTGGGTGACGGCGCGAAAATCATCGAATTGCAGGGCATTGCCGGTACCTCAGCAGCACGCGAGCGTGGCGATGGTTTTAAACAGGCTGCCGAGGCGCACAAATTCAATATTCTCGCCAGTCAGCCAGCTGATTTTGACCGTACTAAAGGCCTGAACGTAATGCAGAACCTGTTGCAGGCGCATCCGGATGTGCAGGCGGTGTTCGCGCAGAACGACGAGATGGCACTGGGCGCACTGCGTGCATTGCAGACCGCCGGTAAAACCGACGTCGTGGTTGTGGGCTTTGACGGCACCGCTGATGGTGTGAAAGCCGTTGAAGCGGGCAAACTGACCGCAACTGTCGCCCAGATGCCTGATAAGATTGGTATCATCGGCGTAGATACTGCGGATAAAGTACTGAAAGGTGAAAAAGTGCAGTCGATCAATCCGGTCGATCTGAAACTGGTTACCAAATAA
- the rbsC gene encoding ribose ABC transporter permease: MSTQTLPASRRWFSKAWLLEQKSLIALIVLIAVVASLSPNFFTVANLFNILQQTSVNAIMAVGMTLVILTSGIDLSVGSLLALTGAVAASIVGHEVNALVAVAAALALGAVIGGVTGTIVARGKVQAFIATLVMMLLLRGVTMVYTDGSPINTGFSDNADLFGWFGIGRPLGIPTPVWLMAVVFGLAWYMLHHTRLGRYIYALGGNEAATRLSGINVNRVKIIVYSLCGMLAALAGTIEVARLSSAQPTAGTGYELDAIAAVVLGGTSLAGGKGRIMGTLIGALILGFLNNGLNLLGVSSYYQMIVKAVVILLAVLVDNKSSK, encoded by the coding sequence ATGAGTACCCAAACCTTACCTGCCAGCCGTCGCTGGTTCAGCAAAGCCTGGTTGCTGGAGCAGAAATCGCTGATCGCGCTGATTGTGCTGATTGCCGTGGTTGCCAGCCTCAGCCCGAATTTCTTTACCGTTGCCAACCTGTTCAACATTCTGCAGCAGACCTCGGTGAACGCCATTATGGCGGTGGGAATGACGCTGGTGATCCTGACGTCAGGCATTGATCTTTCGGTCGGCTCGCTGCTGGCGCTGACCGGTGCAGTAGCCGCCTCGATCGTTGGCCACGAAGTGAATGCGCTGGTGGCCGTGGCTGCTGCGCTGGCGCTGGGTGCCGTAATCGGTGGCGTCACCGGCACTATTGTGGCGCGCGGCAAAGTGCAGGCCTTTATCGCGACGCTGGTGATGATGCTGCTGTTGCGCGGCGTCACCATGGTTTACACCGATGGTAGCCCGATCAATACCGGCTTTAGTGATAACGCCGATCTGTTTGGCTGGTTCGGGATTGGTCGCCCGTTGGGTATTCCGACGCCAGTATGGCTGATGGCGGTGGTATTCGGGCTTGCCTGGTACATGCTGCACCACACACGCCTTGGTCGTTATATCTATGCGCTGGGCGGCAACGAAGCGGCAACGCGTTTGTCGGGGATTAACGTTAACCGCGTCAAAATCATCGTTTATTCACTGTGCGGCATGCTGGCAGCGCTGGCAGGCACCATCGAGGTGGCGCGCCTGTCATCAGCCCAGCCGACTGCGGGTACCGGTTATGAACTGGATGCGATTGCTGCTGTTGTGCTGGGCGGGACCAGCCTGGCAGGTGGTAAAGGTCGCATTATGGGGACGCTGATCGGGGCACTGATTCTTGGCTTCCTCAACAATGGACTCAATCTGTTGGGCGTCTCTTCTTACTACCAAATGATTGTTAAAGCAGTAGTCATTCTGCTGGCAGTGCTGGTGGATAACAAAAGCAGTAAATAA
- the rbsA gene encoding ribose ABC transporter ATP-binding protein RbsA, whose amino-acid sequence MQPLLQLKGIEKSFPGVKALKGASLAVMPGRVMALVGENGAGKSTMMKVLTGIYSMDAGSLQWLGQETTFSGPKASQEAGIGIIHQELNLIPQLTVAENIFLGREFVNRFGRIEWKKMYAEADTLLKRLNLRFNSHKLVGDLSIGDQQMVEIAKVLSFQSRVIIMDEPTDALTDTETLSLFRVINELKAQGCGIVYISHRMKEIFEICDDVTVFRDGQFIAERPVSELSEESLIEMMVGRKLEDQYPRLAQAPGALRLQVENLSGPGVHEVSFTLRKGEILGVSGLMGAGRTELMKLLYGALPRSGGKVMLDGREVVTRAPQDGLANGIVYISEDRKRDGLVLGMSVKENMSLTALRYFSRGNGSLKHAEEQLAVGDFIRLFNVKTPSMEQPIGLLSGGNQQKVAIARGLMTRPNVLILDEPTRGVDVGAKKEIYQLINQFKADGLSIILVSSEMPEVLGVSDRILVMHEGHLSGEFTREQATQESLMAAAVGKQHSEELVV is encoded by the coding sequence ATGCAACCGTTATTGCAACTCAAAGGGATTGAAAAGTCATTTCCCGGCGTTAAAGCGCTGAAGGGCGCATCGCTGGCGGTCATGCCAGGACGTGTCATGGCGCTGGTGGGAGAAAATGGTGCCGGTAAATCCACCATGATGAAGGTGCTGACGGGTATCTACAGCATGGATGCGGGTTCGTTACAGTGGCTGGGCCAGGAAACCACCTTCTCCGGGCCGAAAGCGTCACAGGAAGCGGGCATCGGCATTATTCACCAGGAACTGAACCTGATCCCGCAACTGACGGTTGCGGAGAATATCTTCCTGGGCCGTGAATTCGTTAACCGTTTTGGCCGCATCGAGTGGAAAAAGATGTATGCCGAAGCGGATACGCTGCTGAAGCGCCTCAACCTGCGTTTCAACAGCCATAAGCTGGTGGGTGATTTGTCGATTGGTGACCAGCAGATGGTGGAGATCGCTAAGGTACTGAGTTTTCAGTCGCGGGTAATCATTATGGATGAACCGACTGATGCGCTGACCGATACCGAAACGCTGTCGCTATTCCGCGTCATTAATGAGCTGAAAGCGCAAGGCTGCGGCATTGTCTACATCTCCCACCGCATGAAAGAAATTTTCGAGATTTGCGACGACGTCACGGTGTTCCGCGACGGCCAGTTTATTGCCGAACGTCCGGTCAGCGAACTCAGCGAAGAGAGCCTGATTGAGATGATGGTGGGCCGTAAGCTGGAAGATCAGTATCCGCGCCTTGCTCAGGCACCAGGCGCACTCCGTTTGCAGGTGGAAAACCTGAGCGGCCCCGGGGTGCATGAAGTCAGTTTCACTTTGCGTAAAGGGGAAATCCTCGGTGTTTCCGGCCTGATGGGCGCGGGCCGAACCGAACTGATGAAGCTGCTGTACGGCGCACTGCCACGCAGCGGCGGCAAGGTGATGCTCGATGGCCGTGAAGTGGTAACGCGCGCACCGCAGGACGGCCTGGCGAATGGCATCGTTTATATCTCCGAAGATCGTAAACGCGATGGTCTGGTGCTGGGGATGTCGGTGAAAGAAAACATGTCGCTGACGGCATTACGCTATTTCAGCCGCGGCAACGGCAGCCTGAAGCACGCCGAAGAACAGCTGGCGGTAGGCGATTTTATCCGCCTGTTCAACGTCAAAACCCCTTCGATGGAGCAGCCGATTGGTCTGCTTTCCGGTGGTAATCAGCAAAAAGTGGCGATTGCCCGCGGGCTGATGACGCGGCCGAATGTGCTGATCCTTGATGAGCCGACGCGCGGTGTTGATGTTGGCGCCAAAAAAGAAATCTATCAGTTAATCAACCAGTTTAAAGCCGATGGGTTAAGCATCATCCTGGTGTCGTCCGAAATGCCGGAAGTGCTGGGCGTGAGCGACCGCATTCTGGTGATGCATGAAGGCCATCTGAGTGGCGAATTTACCCGTGAGCAGGCTACCCAGGAATCCCTGATGGCGGCGGCAGTCGGTAAGCAACACAGCGAGGAGTTAGTTGTATGA
- the rbsD gene encoding D-ribose pyranase: MKKGRLLNAEISHVIARLGHTDTLTIADAGLPIPVGPQRIDLALTPGTPEFLQVVEVVTEEMQVESALMAEEIKQHNPQLHSALLAVLEALQQHQGNTIAVSYISHEQFKQQTQRSQAVIRSGECSPYANVILSAGVTF; the protein is encoded by the coding sequence ATGAAGAAAGGTCGCTTGTTAAACGCTGAAATCTCTCATGTGATTGCCCGTCTGGGACACACGGATACGCTGACGATTGCCGATGCGGGTTTACCCATTCCTGTGGGTCCGCAACGTATCGATCTGGCGCTGACGCCGGGGACACCCGAGTTTTTACAGGTTGTTGAGGTGGTAACAGAAGAGATGCAGGTCGAAAGCGCTCTGATGGCGGAAGAGATTAAGCAACACAACCCGCAGCTCCACAGTGCACTGCTCGCCGTGCTCGAAGCCTTGCAACAGCACCAGGGAAATACCATTGCTGTTAGTTACATCAGTCATGAACAGTTCAAACAACAGACTCAGCGTAGTCAGGCGGTCATTCGCAGCGGAGAGTGTTCTCCGTATGCGAATGTCATCCTGAGCGCGGGCGTTACCTTCTGA
- a CDS encoding carbohydrate-binding protein, giving the protein MKTLGSLIALSLLTVNVRVAKAHNDQGDKARTPNVHFSTHPNMQSSKMLSALTASMEVQEMTNEAPPWYWAYQGWYMSEGAYYFGLQPNGEYGKTALFSIFGKGTQSNFEWCKRGADSTDPDTGMSCHIPYNWEVGHKYTFNVKRTAQDSAQSLTTWQGSVTDQTTGEETIIGIVSVPARWSDLQPSLLGWAEWFLNGELTCAQRTNFVVKYSGVSGVSSDTSTPWQSYISDSNPNTCATYDMTGAYPTEVLMSAGGTFDGDNNSGGNTDNAPVAVVPADFSVTSSPNESIVRELDASGSKNADSFSWKVVGGKGSFWLQEEEKGGWVSALGQAKVRALFPANSSGTAIYELTVTKNGKQDTKRVTITVTAPENPTTPDQGDTEFPEWKAGTPYVAGDKVTYEGIKYVAKYWTLFKPGYNDAWKLAYPTQVTEWKASMAYSGGDTVTYQGKTYKAAYWTQGNTPGQHSVWLVQ; this is encoded by the coding sequence GTGAAAACACTCGGAAGTTTGATTGCGCTCTCGCTCTTAACCGTCAATGTGCGTGTGGCAAAAGCGCATAACGATCAGGGAGATAAAGCCCGCACACCGAACGTACATTTCAGCACCCATCCCAACATGCAGAGCAGCAAAATGCTCAGCGCATTGACGGCAAGTATGGAAGTGCAGGAGATGACAAATGAAGCTCCCCCCTGGTACTGGGCTTATCAGGGCTGGTATATGAGTGAAGGCGCTTATTACTTTGGTCTCCAGCCAAATGGCGAGTATGGCAAAACCGCGCTGTTCAGCATTTTCGGCAAGGGCACACAAAGCAACTTTGAATGGTGTAAACGCGGCGCAGATTCGACCGATCCCGATACCGGTATGAGTTGCCATATTCCGTACAACTGGGAAGTTGGCCATAAATATACCTTCAACGTGAAACGTACCGCGCAGGATAGCGCGCAAAGTCTGACAACCTGGCAAGGTTCCGTCACCGATCAGACAACGGGTGAGGAGACCATCATCGGTATCGTGTCCGTGCCTGCCCGCTGGTCAGATTTGCAGCCAAGCCTGCTGGGCTGGGCTGAGTGGTTTTTGAATGGGGAACTCACCTGTGCGCAGCGTACCAATTTTGTTGTTAAGTACAGTGGCGTCTCGGGTGTGTCTTCCGATACATCCACCCCGTGGCAGAGCTATATCTCCGATTCGAACCCCAATACCTGTGCAACCTATGACATGACCGGGGCCTATCCAACCGAAGTCCTTATGAGCGCCGGAGGAACATTTGACGGAGACAACAATTCCGGTGGCAACACCGATAACGCGCCTGTCGCGGTGGTTCCCGCCGATTTCAGCGTTACCAGTTCCCCTAATGAATCGATTGTCCGCGAGCTGGACGCTTCCGGCAGTAAAAATGCCGATTCATTCAGCTGGAAAGTCGTGGGTGGCAAGGGTAGCTTCTGGTTACAGGAAGAAGAAAAGGGTGGCTGGGTAAGCGCATTAGGACAGGCTAAGGTTCGCGCCCTCTTTCCAGCAAATTCCAGCGGTACCGCCATCTATGAATTAACCGTGACCAAAAATGGCAAACAAGACACGAAACGCGTGACCATCACGGTCACTGCACCGGAAAACCCGACAACACCGGATCAGGGGGATACTGAGTTTCCAGAATGGAAAGCGGGTACGCCTTATGTGGCAGGGGATAAAGTGACCTATGAAGGGATCAAATACGTCGCGAAATACTGGACGCTATTCAAACCCGGTTATAACGATGCCTGGAAATTGGCCTATCCAACTCAGGTAACAGAATGGAAAGCATCGATGGCCTATTCCGGCGGCGATACCGTTACTTATCAGGGAAAAACCTATAAGGCGGCCTACTGGACGCAGGGCAACACACCGGGGCAGCATTCCGTCTGGCTGGTGCAATAA
- a CDS encoding YgiW/YdeI family stress tolerance OB fold protein: protein MKKHAAILAIVALVSTPVLAAQQGGFVDPNAPAVQNQAGGFQAGNTSVVTVKQAEEMKDDSWITVRGSLEKQIGKEDYLFRDETGSMKVEIDHKHWNGQTISPKDRVELTGELDKDFNAIELDVKQVRKLP from the coding sequence ATGAAAAAGCATGCAGCAATTTTGGCGATCGTGGCGCTGGTTTCCACGCCGGTTCTGGCGGCACAGCAGGGGGGATTTGTGGATCCCAATGCACCAGCCGTGCAAAACCAGGCTGGTGGCTTTCAGGCTGGCAACACCAGCGTAGTGACGGTGAAGCAGGCCGAAGAAATGAAGGACGATAGCTGGATCACCGTGCGAGGTTCTCTGGAGAAGCAAATTGGCAAGGAGGATTATCTGTTCCGTGATGAGACCGGCAGCATGAAGGTCGAAATTGATCATAAGCACTGGAATGGACAAACCATTTCACCCAAAGATCGGGTGGAGCTGACAGGTGAACTGGATAAAGATTTCAATGCGATTGAGCTGGATGTGAAACAGGTCAGAAAACTGCCGTAA
- the qseB gene encoding quorum sensing response regulator transcription factor QseB, with product MRILLIEDDRIIGDGLKVGLTKLGFSVDWFVSGDAGFQALTSAPWDAVILDLSLPERDGLDILRQWRQQGQDVPVLILTARDALDQRVQGLQLGADDYLCKPFALTEVAARLQALIRRRHGQLQPELRHGKVVMSPASHSVLYDGDPLMLKSRELALLELFLRNPGRVLTRSQLEEKLYSWDDDVSSNAVEVHIHHLRKKLGSQFIRTVHGVGYTLGTAE from the coding sequence ATGCGGATTTTATTGATTGAGGACGACAGGATCATTGGCGATGGCCTGAAAGTTGGCCTGACCAAACTCGGTTTTAGTGTGGACTGGTTTGTTTCCGGCGATGCGGGGTTTCAGGCACTGACATCCGCCCCCTGGGATGCGGTGATCCTTGATTTGTCCCTGCCCGAACGGGATGGACTCGATATTCTGCGCCAGTGGCGTCAGCAGGGGCAGGATGTGCCGGTATTGATCCTGACCGCACGGGATGCGCTCGATCAGCGAGTACAGGGATTACAACTGGGAGCAGATGATTACCTCTGCAAACCTTTTGCCCTGACGGAAGTGGCGGCACGTTTGCAGGCGCTGATTCGCCGCCGGCATGGCCAGTTACAACCTGAATTGCGCCACGGCAAGGTAGTGATGTCACCCGCCAGCCATAGCGTGCTGTATGACGGAGATCCGCTCATGCTAAAAAGCCGTGAGCTGGCGCTGCTGGAGTTATTCCTGCGTAATCCAGGCCGGGTGCTCACACGTAGCCAGCTGGAGGAAAAGCTTTATAGCTGGGATGACGACGTTTCCAGTAATGCCGTCGAAGTCCACATTCATCATCTGCGCAAAAAACTTGGCAGCCAGTTTATCCGCACCGTACATGGCGTCGGCTATACGCTGGGGACGGCAGAATGA